The genomic interval AGTTTGACGGAAGCATTGAAGATGATTGCTTTGGTACGCAGGATTATTTTTCTTCGCAGGCGACTTTTTTAACATTAAAAGGGCATTTTGAAAACGATGTTTACAAATTCGATGAACTGGAGACGCTTACATATGGTCCCATAAAGCGCACATATATCAGTGCTCCTAGCATTCCTATCGTCTCAGTCCCGACCACGCTGCCGGTGGCTGAAAAATCCAACTTTGCAGGCGCAACAAAGGATGACTCGCGCCGGAACTGTAGCTTCCAGGCATCGCTGCGCAGCTTCGTGTTGACCATTCTTGATCCGGAACTCACAGAGACCACGCGGATTTGATCTGGATCAGTGCCGATGTTCACGCTGTAGACCACTGCGTGGAGACACTCTGTGCTGTTGTTGGCAGTGACAATAACGTCAGGTGAGCTGGCGAAGCATACACTAGGCTTACTTGCTCCTAGTCTACTGCGGTGCAAGAAAGATGGCAAAGAACGCGATGCACATCTTCGTTGTCAGCTTGGGCTTCTGCGGATGCCATGACTGCTTGTACCAGCGGGTCTGGCAATATTGAAGCTTCATGTGATTGGACATCAGGTATATTATACTCAATCCTTTGCTGTGCTTCATGACAGACTCATTATTTCTTAGCTTAGTCCATTGGGCCTTGGTCATGGCGAAACAAATTGCATCCTGTTGCCGGCGGTGTGTAAATTAAATGCCAGGCACAACGCCAGTTTCGAGCGGCAAGCTCGGATCTGTCAATTCTTGACCAACCATCTCATCGCTTTTGAGGTCTTGCACGCCTGCAAAATCGACTTCCAATCACCTGATTTAGACGATACCCTTGATGCCATTATGCGCGAACTCGGGATGCCGCGCTCCCTTAGTGATTTGAACGTCAGCCGTGAAAAGCTTGACAGCCTGGCGGTGAATAGCTTGCACGATCCGTGGTGCAAGACTAACTCAGTGCCACTGATCGAGAAGGAGCAGATGTTGGAAATTCTGAACATGATTCTGAACATGATTGTGTAGTTCTCGTGGAAGGAATGTATGGATCCAAGGAAGCAACGATCTCTTGGCAAACATCATTTTCTTGTGTCAGGGTGAAAACTCCACTAATATTTTACTAGTTGGTCCAcctgccgcatcctgatcaccttATATCCCATTATGGAAACTAGGCGCCCTGGGCAATTTCCGCCTTGCAAAGCTTTCCCGCTTCCCTGCCCTGGGCGTTCATTGACCGTCCCGTATTTGCGCACGTTCTAATCTACTGGACCCATCTGTGTCCCACTAACCCCAACGGGATAGGGCTCGCCCGCGACTGGAGGGGTCTCCTGCGACTGGAGGGCGTATGAGCAGATCGTGGAGTATGAGCAGACCGTGAGTATGGGCAGACATGCTTGGACTGAAACGGAACAGTGGGGCGTGCCCATTCCATGCGGTCCTGTTCGCAAGATACGGAGCTGAGAGTAACCGCTATGTAGACACAAACTACGAATTCAAGCTGTTGCTAGATTGCTTAAGCTCTTCATGCTATTTATGCTCCATTTCATAAGAAGTATATAAACGTATCTGTTGTCCCCACTAAGGCTCTTTTCCGTTCATAAATTCTTCTCAGTTCTCTGTATTGGTGTTGGATAATAAGCACCCTATCAAAGTAAGTATATGTACTGATGTGATCAAAGCTTCTTGGGTCTTTAGTCTGCGGGGTTGGTTGGATCCACCGCCTAACAGGCCGTGTTCAATTTGAGTACTTGGTTAGAACTACTAGTATAAAATAGCTATTCAAATAAAAGAAAGCAGAGAGGGGTATGTATTCGTCACTGAAACTATCAAGGCTAATTTGTACATTTTAAAAGTAGTGTGGTATATTCATTGGCCCTAACCACGCATTCAACATCTCCTCAATCGTAACGTCCTGAAGATCCACCCAAGGAAAACCAGGATCAGGCTGAGGCTCTTCATAGATATTATTCTCTGAGATTCCAGTGGTGAAGACTCCCAGTGCACCATTATTCTCTCCAGCACTATCAGACTCCGCAAGACGATATTTCTCTTCAAACCATTCAGAAAGGAACCGCAGCCAATCTTGGTAGAAGAACATCTCATGTTGATCCCACTTTCCACCTTTACACTCCTGATCAAGCGTATTCATGCGCTTGACAGATTTCTGGATTTCATACCGCATATCCAATGTTTCTCGCAACCCTTGGACTTGATCGTGATCTCGAACGGATGGCTCCAACGATGCGAGAACAAGTTTGCATGAAGCTGCAACGCTGAACCCGGTCATTATCCATTGGGTGTAACTAAATCTCTTTTCAATACCAGGTGGTAGACTGAAGTAAAAACTCATAAATTGTTTTGCAGCCGCTAGTCCGTGACAAAGGGCATCTATTCGCAGGAGGGCCATGGATTGGTCGAATGACGCGGCGGAAGATGGGTATACATCGAAAAAGGTAGTTTGATAGAGATGGATTTCGAAGGCGTGGGATGGAATGCCTTGAAATACTAATCAAGTGTTAGAATTTAGATCTGCAGTACAGATAAGGCTTGGTCAACTCACCATCATGGTGGTCAATagggagaggaagccggGCTTTGCAATCTTCAAAATCGCTTTGAAGAGAACTTATGATAACTTCTATATCCGCAGGACCCTGATTCTCACCTAATCCCCGTGCAACTAGGGAATCGATTCGTAAAAGCATGTGTTGTACTTGAACCTGGCCTAACAGGTATCGATCGGTTGAAAATTCGCATTCCTGCGACAACTTCGCAGCGCATGATTCTATGAAGGGTGACCAAGGCATTGTTCCTGTCCGCTGTAGTACTATGGAGTGACTAGTCATGTGAAAAGAAAGTAAGCAAGACATAGTCTTTTCAGGTCATGACCGGGCTGTGCAGGTGGTAAATCGAACTTACTACGCGTCAAGGAGAAAATATCCAACCAAAGCTCGCATTTCCTCGTTTCGCAGGGAACTCGATTCTGTCGGAGGATCCGTGTCCAACATGACGTCAATTCTTTGTCTTACTACTCGCAGCTTGGCTGGGTAGTCCAGTCTGCAATCGTTGATTATACTTTGTGCGAGGTGCAGATATCCAGAAAACCGCACTATATGGAGTTTTTTCTTCGTTCTATCTTCCGTGTTAGCTTTTGTGAATCTAGTGAAGAGAGGAATTGTCTAGAACATACCCAGCTATAGTAACCAGCAATCCCTGTAGTATATCGAAGGGTTGTTGGAGATTGCCTTGCAAGACTTGTCCCCCAAGGTAAGACGTCGAAACCTCCTCGAGGGCCAGATGCAGCGGGACATTTTGAAACGAGGAGACCAAAAGAATAGAGAGTAAGAGGAAGGGTTTCTCCGATCTGAGATCCTCGACAGTGGCATTTCTCGGCAGCTGTACAAATGGGAAATACGTTATGGCATCACGAAAGCTCTCTATCAAACGATTTGCCTCTTCGTGGGTGATCAGCCCTTTCCCGATCACATCGCACGGATTCCGAGGAGTCGGAGCACAACTTTCACTTTTCGGGGacagtggcagtggcagtggtgCCTGTTGCGGGCTTGAGTGAGGCTGATTGATCTGGCCTAATATTTGATCCACCTTGTCCTCGAGTGCACCTATTCGCCTAGATTAGATGCGGTCAGCTTGACAGATCGTATCGATACGAGGAGTGGGCAGATATACGTCTCCCTCTTCTTAGGAGTACGAGCTTTTGTTGCGCGGAAATAACAATCTTTGTTCAGACGGAGACACCTTCAAAGCGTGTTAGGTTTACGTTGCTAAgtagaagagaagagaagtaGAAGTAGAAGCGGGATGTTGCATACCGATCGCAGCCTTGGGTAGAGGTGCGCGAGCACCTAATTTTAGCACGCACACAGTTCTCGCAGGTCCTGACTCGGCCTAGACTGGTCGGCGCGGAGATAGTAGGCAGCATTTGAAAAATTAGAGCTAAAATGGAGGCCGGACAGGAACAGGAGGCCTTAAGAGTCCGCGGACCGGCCCCCAGGCAATTCCCCTCCCAGTCCGCGGACTCGGAGTTGGCCTGGACTCCGTGTCTTGGCACGGCCCCATTGTCAGCCCTGGGAAGTATACTCGCGCCAATGATAGTCCTACGTAGGATCGGAGATAGCATAGCCTCGTGGCTGACTTTCGGGCCTCGTTATTTTGTCAGATTGTATAAAGAGTGTGTGTATTCCATGCTACGAGGAGGGGAATATCAACTTCAACCCATCTAGACTCGCATTCTacctcttctcctcctcactATCtcaaaaaagaacaagaagaaaaaagagagaaaaagagtaGAAATATCAACACTGAAAATGTCGGAAATGAACATAGACGACTGCACCTTGGCAACTTGCCCAATTGACTTGGCCTATATCAATTACCAGCCTAACATCCCGGCAaatgtcctcttcctcgccatcttcggccttctcctcgccgcacAAATCGCCCTAGGAACATGGTTCCGAACATGGACATACATGGGGGCCATGACCGCGGGGCTCATTCTTGAAATACTGGGATACATCGGGCGAGTCATGATGCACAGCAACCCATTCGACTTTAATGCATTCCTTCTGTACGTGACCTTCGAGACATACCTCTGAATAAAGCAAGCTAATCAGAAACTTGACTTATAGATACCTCATCTGTCTCACTCTTGCcccggccttcttcaccgCCGCCATTTACATCTGCCTGGGAAGAATTGTCATCGTCTACGGGGAGGATATCTCCAGGATTCGCCCGCGTACATAcaccatcctcttcgtcacTTGCGATATCATCGCTCTAGTCCTACAAGCAGCCGGCGGCGCCATTACCTCCGTCGCCGACTCAGACCAAAAAGGCCTCAGCGATACCGGTGTCAATATCATGATTGCAGGATTGGCTTTCCAGGTCGCCTCGTTGACGCTGTTCATCGTGCTCGCTTCGGAATTCGCCCTGCGAGAGCGCCGCAGCTCAGAAGACATGAAGAATGCGTCTACAGCATCTGTTCGCAGTGGTTTGAAATGGAAGATGTTCCTTCTGGGTAAGTGTCACTAAAAAATCCGCACTTATCAGCCTATGCTAACCCAATCAAAGGTCTTGCCATTGCCGTTCTAACGATCTTCACTCGCTCGATCTTCCGTGTTGCGGAGCTGAAAGGTGGATTTAACAGTGCTCTGGCTAATGATGAAATTTCCCTGATGATTCTTGAGAGCACTATGATTGCCATTGCGTGCATTTGTATGACCGCCGCTCACCCAGCAGTTGCCATGGGCCGGCGATGGGGGGAACTCTCTGCGAAGCCGCGTCGTGGAGTCGTTTCGTCTAAggtgtcggagtggaattcccactagtaatttactaggatccatcttccgcatcctgatcacctgatctgatccatggaatctaggcgtccagcgtaATTTCcgcattccggcagttttcccgttttctgcccctataaaatccaggataatagatagactgaataccatcgttttcatcattgtcgaatcagactacttggtagaattactagtgattacgcttatttcccatttccacaTAAGGTGTGTTGTGTGGACGGCTCGTATGTGGATTACGTTAACGTATTTCACAAGCGAGCCGATCACACAAGCGGACCGATCACCCTAAAACACCATAATAAATAGGATGTCTTTACAACTCAATAGTTCAACCACCATGAGTTGATTTTAATTGATTATTAGTATGGTATTATTCATAAGTATACTAAATGGTATAGACTTACTTAAATCGAAATTAAATAGTTATTTTAATAcattaccaaaaaatacatgCACTCGAGTgccaaatatatatatctaacTGGTAAATCTCCATGAACCTCAAAATTACTTCAAACTTTAGAAATATGCTAGGTATGACATAAATAATAGTAGTATAAAATTGAATCTTATATTAAGCTATTGGTATTGAGATATCAAAttgtaaaatatcgcatttactatggggttttggggtgatcgggtcgcttgcatgatcgggtcgcttacgggttacgttacGTTAACTAGttaacgtaacccgtaagcgagtgggtcatgtaagcgagtgggtcaGGAAACGCGATCGCGCCCTAACGCGTCTAACTCCCTCATTCCAACTATtcaccatgccccctattcgcaatcaAAATTCCTAAAATTCTATCTATTAAGAGGGTAGGATCCAGCTTGCAATATAAGCCTTCTAAAGTAGCGAATTTCCAACTATTTGCGAAACTGCGTGCGTATTTGAAGTCCCTAATACGATACTCTAGCGTTATATAGATGGTCGACAATTTCGTAAAGTTATATgcgcaaatagtcataaattaactcctaaagaagagcaatcgctcctataatagattctatctatggatttGCGTGGATCTACCCCTAGGCTAGACCTAGGCAAAACCCAACCCGGAACACCCCCCTTGAGCCCAAAACCCAGCCCAGATATGGACCCGGAACACCCCCACTAAGCCCAAGCCCAGCCCAGAACCCAGTTAGGTTACCTAGCTGGGTTACCCATGTTGTTTCATTTTAGCATAATTTTCCTAATTAGGCCATGCCAAGAGGCATAATTCTGCTGAATAACCCAAATAAAATACTGTTTTTTATATCCGTTCTAGTAATCTCTATAGCTCCTACTAATATACACCTCTATACTTTATGAAATTTAAAGAAACTCGGCTGTCTTTGAATATACTAGTACTAGTTATTGTCTCTGATACTAGCTAAAGAACGATACGATTGTGTTGTTAGGGTTATTAATTAATATAGGTGAAATGGCCTACGAGATCGtggaaatatatataaaTTATAGGGCAAAGTAGGTACGTCTTCATGAGCTCTACATCATATCGATTTATTTATCAAAGTGTAATTAGGGCGAGATTTCTTTATACTAATTAAATTCTATTATCTTCTTGTCTTGCATTTTAAGCTCATTTAGGCCCCTAAACCCTCTATTTTACTACAAAACTTGGTTAGAATCTAAGAAATCGGCTAAACAACATCGTTTCTAAAGAAACTACTAAAGGGAGCTAGGTTTTTTAGGTTTCAAAATCTATTCCGGAATATGTTCTGGGTAACCCACTAGATAACCTATAAAACCTAGATCGGCTTAGCTAATCATTAAAAGCAACACGTTCAAAGTAGGTCAGAATATAATAGATTAAGTTCTTAAATTTAGCTCCTAACTTTTCTATGGCCCCTATCTCTAATGATTATTTATTTCCTTAAGTCTTAAGATTCTTATAAGTTCTTTattcttttttccctttaGCCTTTAGGTATACTCTATTATGTCTTAGCTCTCTAACAATTTTATCCTATCATTATGCGACTTAGAGAGTATAGCCGCTTTTACAAACCTCCTACCTAACGAAATCACCCTAGATCTTTCTTATAGCTAGTAGAGCTTTACTTCAGACCTAGAATTGCCTTAGTTTAGACCTCCTatgccgccgcctcctccctATCTTCCGCGTGTTGGGCCTAATCGTAAGAAAATTTACGTCCTCTATACTGATATGTTAAAGAAAGAGTTTGTAGAATAGTGGCTTAAGACTGAATACGGATTAAAGAAACGGATACGCTAGGATAGCGCAAGGCGCTCTTTAAGCATATAGGATAGCTTTGATTAAGTCGCGCAGATTAGCGATAGCAAGGCAAAGCTTATATGTAAGAAATGTTATGGTATTCTTGACCATCTATATAATAATGAGCATAGAACATCGAGCATGGCAAGACATCTTAAGGGATCGCAATGCCGTAATATCTCTACTAGTCGTACGAAGCAGAAAGGCATTATATCACTTATAGAAGATGCGGTAAGCAATCTACCTAGACCTTAAGGGCTATTGTATCCCTACTAACTTTAGTAGCCCCTACGGACCGCTACTACCCTAGTCTTCTCTTAGCAAGCGTAGGAGGAGAAGCTACTTACCTTTATTATAAGATCAAAGCTCCCGTTCTAAATCATTAAGCACCCTAAGTTTTAAGAAGTAGTTGACTTCGCCCGACTTGCTCCCTCGCGGCCTAATATTCCCTCCTCTCGAACTATTCGACGGCGGCTATAGGATATAACTAAATTGcgacaaaagaaaatacTAGAGAAACTTCTATCTAGTATAAAGATATCAATTACGCTTGATTGTTAGACGTCTCCGTTTCGATAGGCTTTCATAGCAATTATAGGGTATTTTATTAACGATGAATAGAATTATTGGGAAATCCTACTTAGTTTTGAACTACTTTATAGATCTTATTCTAGAGCCAACTTAAGTACTATTGTCCTCGATCTACTTTAGCAGTACGACATTATAGACTAAGTACTTTTAATTACAATAGACAATGCATTAAATAACATTACATTAATAGAAAGTATCCATAATTCCATCTAGTTAAGTTAAATCAGCATAACTACTATAATGATTCGTGTTCCATACATCGCCTATATTATCTAGCTTAGCCTATAGACACTTCTAGGTCAAATAAAGGCGAATCTAAAGAATAAGACAATAGAGATCAATTAGTTAGAGGCCTAATCACTTTCGCTTCGCGTAAGATAGTAAAAGAGAGAGATCGCTAACACGCTTAACAAAGTAAGTTAAATATGTCATATTTAAATGACCGAACCATTATTTACTCTACTCCTAAGTAAGATTACTTACAATCTTTATCAATGTAAGCCCTCAACGTCGTAAAGCGTTCTATAACCTTTAGAGTAAAGTGCTAAGGCTTATACTAATCTAAGATGTTAAGACTCGCTAGAATTCGACCTTCTTAATGCTCTAAAGGGCAAAGAGACTATAGTCAACTTTTGACTAATTCTATTCCTAAAATAGGCATAATCACTTAATGCTTGATTAAGAGGAATAGCGCTAAATTGAGTATCTTCTTTAGATTACTCAACCCTTCTTTAAATATACTACTACTCTCTCTTAAACAAAAGACGTAACAATCTATATCGTCTTTAGCATCTATAATAAGCTCTTTAACCATCTCGAAGCATTAATTCGATAGCTTTAGCGGAAGAAAGTGACCTAGAAGAAGCTTATACTAAGCGCTCTATATATAGCGAAGGAGAAGTTGTCTACGTACTATAGAGAAACTAATAAGGTTCATAACGATATATTTGCTATTAGGACAATCCTTATACTGCAAAATAAGCTTTAGTTCTTTAATACTAAAGATTAGGGTCCTAATTATATAGTGCAATATCGCTAAAGCTTTAAAACCTATGCCGAGCGATATAAGGAACGCTTGTTAACCATATAGGGCTTACCAAAGGCATTTTCATTAGACATATAGAGATCTAGGATTAATGCACTCTTCGCCCCTAATTTTAATTAATTAGGAAATAGCGATAAGCTTACGTAGTACCTTAAGAGTAGTAAGTAATTCGGACTATGTATACGAATAGTTTGCCCTTTACTAATTACCTTAATAGAAACGGCTCTAATTGCTCTACGGACGTTCTAGAAAGAGAATACACATAAGTTTCTAGCCCTTGTAAGAATAGCACGCGATATGCTCTCGATACCCGCAACTAGTGCTAGAGTTAAGCGGCTATTTAATTCTACTCGAGACGTCTACCATTATCGTTAAGGCTCGCTAAACTCTACTACTATCTAAGATCTTATATTATATATGTATACGTCTAGGTTCGAGGTAGAAGAGGAGGATTTTGCCCTTATAAAGCAATATCTTTCAAACAAGGAACGGTAGGCACTTaacgaagagaaggacgCATAGCTTCTTTAGGATGACCTTAAGCCAATtagtgatgatgaggaagatgatctcGAGGTTATTCAAGTCCAACTAGCCATATATCAGCTATTAGAGCGTGCTTAAGGCAAGAGACGAAAGAGCGTAGTATCCGTTAGGGATCTAGAGGGCTAGGAACATGTTCTATCTAATAGTGAGGGGGATCTTCCCTTGCCTAATACGCAACTACGTGTTTCTAGTAGGAATCGGAAGCGTATAAGACGCGAAGATTCTCAATTTGTTCATTATTAGCTATTAAAGCTATAGATTAGTTTAAATTAAGAAAGCTTTATCAAATCTTCACTCGCCAGCCCTAATAATAAGAATATAAGGCCTATACGCCTCGAATACCCAAAAATATAGATCGAAACTACATAATTAATGTAAATCACGGGATATACTTCGTTTGTCTTGTTTGCCTACCTAGCTAGGTTACCCAAAACCTAGTTAGGTACTAGATCAGAGCCTAGAACCCAACCCAGAATACCCTCCCTAAGCCCAAAACCCAGCCTAAGTTGGGTTTTGGGCATGTTTCAGTTAGGTTACCCAGAATACCTACCGAGGTCTACCCTAGGCTGTCAATGGTTAGGGATATAGCAAATATCCTCTTATAGAAGCGCGATGGTTAGCCCGTTAGGACTAAATAGGtctataactatactaatCGCCATCTAGAGCTTAAAGCGCGCTATTCTTAATAGTATAATTACTAAAGagctttatacgaagatATAAGCATTATTTAGCTATGGTTTAACTATATATAATGCGTAATCGACGAAAACGGTATCTAAACGgaggatatctataattttaACGAGATAGGCTTTGCaataggcctaattgcgactactaAAGACATTATAAGAGCTAAATACTATGGTCGGAGGGCTCTCTATAACTAGGGAACTAcgaataggttatattaattaaataTATAGAAGCGATAGGATTTATATTCCTACTAACTATCATCTTTAAATCATtattatactaataatataCATAGTATAATGATCTACCTAACGATTAGCAAATTGAAATCAGCCCTAATAGATAGACTATAGATAAAATTACGCTATAATGGCTAagaaagcaatttatccctaGTACGACTAGTCATACTAGGGGCAAATTTCGACTACTTATTCTTAATGGctatagtagtcatttatTAGCTAAATCTAACAAATTATACGCCTAAAACAATATTATTCTAATTTATATACCTATATATTCGTTATATCTATTATAAcctttagatataggctgttttgcccccctaaagcgcgtatTGTTACAGGGTGACCCTGTAACACGCGCTACGTAGCGTACGTAGCTGTTGTCCTGTCTCTGTCTGCTTGATTACTCAGCATCTATCCTGTGTACTTAGCCTGTTTACCCCTGATCCATAGCTCCGCTCTTCAGCAATTCCATCTTGTATCCTGGGAGCCGATAGCTATTGTCGTA from Penicillium psychrofluorescens genome assembly, chromosome: 5 carries:
- a CDS encoding uncharacterized protein (ID:PFLUO_008507-T1.cds;~source:funannotate) codes for the protein MSEMNIDDCTLATCPIDLAYINYQPNIPANVLFLAIFGLLLAAQIALGTWFRTWTYMGAMTAGLILEILGYIGRVMMHSNPFDFNAFLLYLICLTLAPAFFTAAIYICLGRIVIVYGEDISRIRPRTYTILFVTCDIIALVLQAAGGAITSVADSDQKGLSDTGVNIMIAGLAFQVASLTLFIVLASEFALRERRSSEDMKNASTASVRSGLKWKMFLLGLAIAVLTIFTRSIFRVAELKGGFNSALANDEISLMILESTMIAIACICMTAAHPAVAMGRRWGELSAKPRRGVVSSKVSEWNSH
- a CDS encoding uncharacterized protein (ID:PFLUO_008505-T1.cds;~source:funannotate); translated protein: MAEETIRPVPEGRERLFISYGIAIPATAARHVIEIFHATPDALGRLAAVLGSEKIVGRRIGHFENDVYKFDELETLTYGPIKRTYISAPSIPIVSVPTTLPVAEKSNFAGATKDDSRRNCSFQASLRSFVLTILDPELTETTRI
- a CDS encoding uncharacterized protein (ID:PFLUO_008506-T1.cds;~source:funannotate) is translated as MTGFSVAASCKLVLASLEPSVRDHDQVQGLRETLDMRYEIQKSVKRMNTLDQECKGGKWDQHEMFFYQDWLRFLSEWFEEKYRLAESDSAGENNGALGVFTTGISENNIYEEPQPDPGFPWVDLQDVTIEEMLNAWLGPMNIPHYF